The segment CGCGTGGCAAATGCCCTTTGCGCCCTCGGGGTGGAAAAGGCGAAGAAAGTCGCCGTCTACATGCCGAACTCCGACGACTACGTAATAACGTGGTTCGGAATCCTCAAGATGGGAGCCGTGATGGTACCCATAAACACGGCCTACAAGATGGATTTTCTTGAATACATAATCGACAGTTCGGATGCCGAGGTGCTTTTCATAGCGGAAGAGTACCTGGACCGGATGCCCCCCATAGCGAAGAATCTCTCCAAGCTTCGCCACGTCATAGTCTGGACAAGAAGCGGGAGCAAGAAGTTTAAAAGACACGGATACAGGTTCCGCAAGATGATTTCCTACTCGGAGTTTGTAAATTCGGGTTCGGGCAAGGAACCGAATGTTGAGGTTACTTTTATGGACTACGCAAGACTCATGTACACCTCGGGCACCACGGGGAGATCGAAGGGAGTCATGAGACCGTCCGCCGCCGATTACAGCAGCGCAAGGAACTATGCCGAGATAATGGACGTCGGCCCTCATGACGTGTGCTTCACATGCCTTCCACTTTTCCATTCAAACGCCATGGTGATGACCGTCTACCCGGCGCTGATAAAGGGAGCGAAAACCGTAGTGGAGGAGAAATACAGCTCAAGCCGCTTCTGGAAATGGATGGTCGACCACGGGGTTACGAAGTTCAACACCGTGGGAACCATGTCGTATTTTCTCTGGAATACCCCTCCCGTGCCGGAGGAGGGACAGCATAAAATAAAACTCGTTCTCGGCTCCCCAGCCCCCCACGACATGATAGAGGAGTTCATGGAGCGCTTCGGGATAAAGTTCATGGAAGGCTACGGCCTGACGGAAATAGGCCAGTGCACCTGGATGAGGCCCGGAGAACCTTTCAGGGTGGGATCCTGCGGAAAGGAAGCCCCGAACTACGAGATAAAGGTCGCCGACCCGGAAACAGACGAAGAGGTGCCTAGGGGGGACATAGGGGAGATCATAGTCCGCCCCAGGATACCGAACGTGATGCTTCATTACTATCACAAGATGCCCGAGAAGACCGTCGAGGACTTCAGAAACTTCTGGTTCCACACGGGCGACGCGGGAAGAATGGACAAAGACGGCTACATATACTTTGTCGACAGGGTCAAGGACTACATAAGGAGAAGGGGCGAGAACATAAGCTCCTTTGAGGTGGAGAAAATCGTCAACTCACACCCCGACGTCGAGGAATCGGCAGCGATAGGCATAAAGTCAAAAGCCGGGAAATACGCAGAAGACGAACTCATGATACTCGTGATTCCGAAGGAGGGAAAAGAGGTAGACCCCCCGGAACTGATGGACTACCTACAGCCCAGAATGCCTTATTTCATGATTCCAAGATTCATAAGGTCTGTAGATTCCTTCCCGAAGACCGGCACGCAGAGAACTCAGAAGAACAAGCTACGCGAGCAGGGAGTGACTAAAGACACCTGGGACATGGTGGAAGCCGGATACAAGTTAAAAAGGTAAGGAAACAGATCTTGAAAAGAGGAACCTGGAGCTTTTCGTTCACAGTAGCACTCGCCGTTTTTCTTTTTGCCTCTTTAGCTTTGGCACACGGAGGAGGTCTTGACGCAAAGGGTTGCCACACCGAAAGAAGAACCGGGGAATATCACTGCCACAGACCTCAGGAAGCAGAAAAACCGGGAAACTCCTCGGCGGTTTCGGCATATGACCGTAAAGAATGGCACCCGAGATGGAGAGACGCAGATGGAGACTGTCAGAACACGAGACACGAAGTTCTGGCAGAAGAATCCCTGGTCCCCGTTACCCTTTCCCCAGATGGGTGCAAGGTTGTTGCTGGACAGTGGTTTGACCCATACTCGGGAGAGACCTTCATCAGCCCACGTAATCTGGATATAGATCATCTAGTTCCGCTGAAAGAAGCCCATATAAGCAGCGGAAACACATGGAGCACAGAAAAGAAACGAGGATACGCAAACGATCTCTCCTCCCCCGCCACTCTCATTGCTGTGTCAAAAAGTGAGAACCGCTTAAAGGGAGCAAAAGATCCGGCCAAATGGCTTCCCCCAAATCATGCGTATCGCTGCGAGTACGTCCGCCTGTGGAAAGAGGTCAAGGCGAGATGGGGTCTTGGAAGTGATGCAGCCGAAAACAAAAGCATTGAAGATGTCGAGAGAGGATGCCGGTAGGAAAAACTGTAGAGACCGCTTCGGCAAATGTTCAACACTGCAATTTACCGAGCGGGTTGTAACTAAGTAGTGTAAAAAGGTAGGAAAAAATTACCGTAAGGGTTTCCGTCGATGGTATCTCATATCGGCAAAAAATTGGTTAGTTTATTTTGCCATATACAGAGTCAAGGCTTTTGCCGAAACGCTAATATAAAATCAAATAGAGAAACCTAAAACTTTTCATGATCTTTCTTGATTATCAGTCTACATCTCCATTAGACCCCAGAGTTGTTGAAAAAATGCAACCGTACATGACGCGGTGGTTTGGCAACCCACACTCCGAACACATTTTTGGCTGGAAATCTGCTGAAGCAATTGACAAAGCGCAGGAGCTAATTGCCTCGACCGTAGGAGCAGAACCACTAGAAATACTTTTTACATCAGGAGCTACTTTATCAAACAATTTGGCCATTCAGGGGATTCTGCGCAATAACAAATCTAGATCAAAACACTTAGTTACAACTTCCATCGAGCACAAGTGCGTGTTGAACACGGCACTCGCCATGAGGGAATACGGGTGCCTAGTTGATATGGTTCCTGTGGAAAGAAACGGAATCATTGACATTGAGAAGATAGAATCTGCTCTTACTAAAGACACCGCCATGGTTTCTGTTATGCTCGTCAACAATGAAATCGGAACCATTCAGCCGGTTAGAGAGATTGGTGAACTATGCAGCAAGAAAGGTATTACATTTCATGTAGATGCGGCGCAGGCAATAGGCAAGGTTTCGATAAATGTTAAAGAAATGAAAATTGACCTGCTTAGCATATCCGGCCATAAGATTTACGGTCCAAAAGGTATAGGGGCATTGTACGTATCTCACCACTATTCTTCCAAAATCGAGCCAATTATTTTCGGAGGAGCACAACAGAGTAATTTACGTGCCGGCACGGTACCCGCATTTCTTTGCGCAGGGCTAGGCGAAGCCTGCAGAATTGCCGACGAAGAAATGGAGAAAGACCGAGCACACGATTTGTTGCTCCGAGATACCCTGATAGGCAAACTGCGCACTCATTTCCCGGATCTAGTAATTAACGGAAACCTGAACCAGAGAATTTCCGGCAACCTTAACATACAACTTCCCGGCGTTGATTCAGATGCGCTTGTTACCGCACTCCAAGATAAAGTTGCCTTCTCAACCGGAGCCGCCTGTAATGCCGGTATTGTTGAGCCTTCCTACGTACTCGCCGCCTTAGGACTTAACATAGATGAGATAAATAACTCTATCCGTCTCGGGTATGGCAGGTTTACCTCTCTCGAAGAAGTTAATCGCGCTATAGACCTGATTTCTGAAAAAGCTATCCAAATTAGAAATTGCCCTACTTCTGCCAATTTTTAAAAGTCTTGAGTTTCTATTGGGTAAGATGTAGAATGGGAACTGGAGGATCTATCCAGTCAGGCTACTTTTGTGTACACGGGACCCTTAGCAGACGAAACCACCAAAGGACATTTCTCGGGACACGAGACCTTTCCGCTTAGATATCTTTGGTTGTATAAGGCTTATGAAAAAGTTGCGGGCCTCTGTAAAGAAAACCAAAGAAAAAACCCGTTTACAGATCCTGATGCTATAATGACCTTTGGTGTAGGAAAAAACCAAGTGAAGTCAATTCGCCATTGGGCCCTTGCTTGCAATATTATAAAAGCGCAAGATAAAACTTTCAGACCAACTAAATTAGGTGATTTTCTTTTTAAACCAAAAACCGGCCGCGACCCTTTTATGGAAAAAGAAGCTACCTTGTGGCTCATACATTGGATGGTAGCAGGACGATGGGAGAGAACCTCAACTTGGTACTACGCCTTTAACTATTTTTCCGAAAGAAAATTCGAACGTGAAGA is part of the Candidatus Dadabacteria bacterium genome and harbors:
- a CDS encoding aminotransferase class V-fold PLP-dependent enzyme — protein: MIFLDYQSTSPLDPRVVEKMQPYMTRWFGNPHSEHIFGWKSAEAIDKAQELIASTVGAEPLEILFTSGATLSNNLAIQGILRNNKSRSKHLVTTSIEHKCVLNTALAMREYGCLVDMVPVERNGIIDIEKIESALTKDTAMVSVMLVNNEIGTIQPVREIGELCSKKGITFHVDAAQAIGKVSINVKEMKIDLLSISGHKIYGPKGIGALYVSHHYSSKIEPIIFGGAQQSNLRAGTVPAFLCAGLGEACRIADEEMEKDRAHDLLLRDTLIGKLRTHFPDLVINGNLNQRISGNLNIQLPGVDSDALVTALQDKVAFSTGAACNAGIVEPSYVLAALGLNIDEINNSIRLGYGRFTSLEEVNRAIDLISEKAIQIRNCPTSANF
- a CDS encoding YHYH domain-containing protein, which codes for MKRGTWSFSFTVALAVFLFASLALAHGGGLDAKGCHTERRTGEYHCHRPQEAEKPGNSSAVSAYDRKEWHPRWRDADGDCQNTRHEVLAEESLVPVTLSPDGCKVVAGQWFDPYSGETFISPRNLDIDHLVPLKEAHISSGNTWSTEKKRGYANDLSSPATLIAVSKSENRLKGAKDPAKWLPPNHAYRCEYVRLWKEVKARWGLGSDAAENKSIEDVERGCR
- a CDS encoding AMP-binding protein — translated: MTGKKPKDLMHPVTYKRENGKFDVNWYLKEDRSNWVLPKVLREQAKKLGKKPFLQFGYKKPLSFYQTNRLANRVANALCALGVEKAKKVAVYMPNSDDYVITWFGILKMGAVMVPINTAYKMDFLEYIIDSSDAEVLFIAEEYLDRMPPIAKNLSKLRHVIVWTRSGSKKFKRHGYRFRKMISYSEFVNSGSGKEPNVEVTFMDYARLMYTSGTTGRSKGVMRPSAADYSSARNYAEIMDVGPHDVCFTCLPLFHSNAMVMTVYPALIKGAKTVVEEKYSSSRFWKWMVDHGVTKFNTVGTMSYFLWNTPPVPEEGQHKIKLVLGSPAPHDMIEEFMERFGIKFMEGYGLTEIGQCTWMRPGEPFRVGSCGKEAPNYEIKVADPETDEEVPRGDIGEIIVRPRIPNVMLHYYHKMPEKTVEDFRNFWFHTGDAGRMDKDGYIYFVDRVKDYIRRRGENISSFEVEKIVNSHPDVEESAAIGIKSKAGKYAEDELMILVIPKEGKEVDPPELMDYLQPRMPYFMIPRFIRSVDSFPKTGTQRTQKNKLREQGVTKDTWDMVEAGYKLKR